The DNA sequence ATAAAGAAATGGGAACACTGAACATGCCATTAATTGGCTCTATAGGCATATTTACGTATAACTCAGGCAAAAAAGCGTTCAGGGATTTAACCTGTTTTTAACAAAACTTCTCTTTTGCATTTTACATTGCCAGAATAAGATAAGGCTGTAACTAAAAACTGTTTGTAATTGAAGGAGAATGTATAAGTATGAAAAGGCTTTCCGTAATAGTGTTGGCACTGCTCCTGCTCACTGCCAGCCTGGCAGGCTGCGGCAGCTCGGGTGGAGCACAATCCTCCGGTGCATCCCCTGCCCCTTCTGCTGCTCCCGCTGCCCCCGCACCGGCAGCCAATGATTTTAAAACCGATTCTCACATCAACGTCGTTTCCCGCGAGGATGGTTCCGGTACCCGCGGCGCTTTCATCGAGCTTTTTGGAATTGAGAAGAAAAACGATAAAGGCGAAAAGGTAGATTACACCACACAGGAAGCCAACATCACCAACAGCACCTCGGTTATGATGACCACTGTAGCCGGCGATAAATACGCCATTGGTTATATCTCTCTGGGTTCCCTCAACGACACGGTAAAGGCACTGCAAATTGATGCAACCGAAGCCACTGCAGCCAACATCAAAAGCGGCAGCTACAAAATCTCTCGCCCATTTAACGTTGCAGTCTCTAAAAAGGCCAGCTCCGCCACTGCCGATTTCATCTCCTTTATCCTCAGTGACCAAGGCCAGGCCGTTGTTGAAAAGAGCGGTTATATCTCGCTGGATAACGCCCCTGCCTACTCCATCGGAAACCCGCAAGGCAAAATCGTTGTGGCCGGCTCCTCTTCGGTCACCCCGGTTATGGAAAAACTCAAAGAAGCCTATGCAGCAGTCGCCCCCGATGTTTCCATCGAAATCCAGCAAAGTGATTCCACCACCGGTATGACCTCCGCTATCGACGGTATCTGCGATATCGGTATGGCTTCCCGGGAATTGAAGGATAGCGAAATCGAAAAGGGTCTTGAGCCAACCACCATCGCTATGGATGGTATTGCGGTTGTTGTCAACAAAGAAAACCCGGTTGAATCCATGACCCCCGAGCAGGTTGCTTCCATCTTCACCGGCGAAACCCTGAAATGGGCAGAGATTCTTGGCTAAAGATCAAAAATTCAATAAAACAGACTGTGACGAAAGTCTCAGTCTGTTTTCCATGGAGTGAAAAGTATGCAGCAAGCTCGGGAAAAAATCCTAAAGATTGTATTTTTACTGTGTGCCTGTGCCTGTATTCTGGCGCTGTTGCTAATCTGCGTTTTTCTGTTCGCCGGTGGGCTCCCCGCAATAGGAGAAATCGGCGTAACCAATTTCTTACTTGGTAAGGAATGGCG is a window from the Oscillospiraceae bacterium MB08-C2-2 genome containing:
- a CDS encoding substrate-binding domain-containing protein, which translates into the protein MKRLSVIVLALLLLTASLAGCGSSGGAQSSGASPAPSAAPAAPAPAANDFKTDSHINVVSREDGSGTRGAFIELFGIEKKNDKGEKVDYTTQEANITNSTSVMMTTVAGDKYAIGYISLGSLNDTVKALQIDATEATAANIKSGSYKISRPFNVAVSKKASSATADFISFILSDQGQAVVEKSGYISLDNAPAYSIGNPQGKIVVAGSSSVTPVMEKLKEAYAAVAPDVSIEIQQSDSTTGMTSAIDGICDIGMASRELKDSEIEKGLEPTTIAMDGIAVVVNKENPVESMTPEQVASIFTGETLKWAEILG